In the genome of Variovorax sp. PAMC26660, the window GACATCTTCCGCGACGCCTCGGATTACTGGGGTGACCGCAAGGTCCCCTTCCGGTGCTTCTATTCTTTTCTGTAGCCCGTTCTGCATCTACCAGCCAAGCAGAACGGGCGAACGAGGCTCAGCCAAATGCTGAAACCCTCGATGGCATCGAAGTCAACACCACCGCAACGGCCGCCGCCAGCACCGAGCCGGCGGGCGAAAAAATGCCGACCGACAAACTGGTCGACGTTTCGCCCCTCGCCTTGCGCATGAGCAGCCCGTTCAATGCGGGTTACTGGCTCGCAGCAGCGTAAGTAAGCAACAATGGGCTTTTGCCCTTGTAGAAAAGCCCGTCGTCGACGGGCTTTTTTCATGGGGGAACGGCCTGGGCCAATGCAACGTATTCGGCCACCGGCACCTCTTCGGCCCGACGCTGGGCATCGAACGTGCCTGCAAAGCCGTGCTCTTCCAGCCATCTGCCCAGCGTGTGCCGCATGATCTTGCGGCGCTGGCTGAAGGCGACCTGCACGATCTCGCCAAGCCGTGCCGCATCGACCGCCGGCGGCTGCGCCAGCGGCACCATCCGCACCACGGCGCTGTCGACGCGCGGAGGCGGATCGAAACTCTCCGGTGGCACGAACAGCACGTTGGCCATGTCGTAGCGCCACTGCAGCATCACGCTCAGGCGGCTGTAGTCCGACGTGGCGGGCTTGGCCACCATGCGGTCGATCACTTCCTTTTGCAGCATGAAGTGCTGGTCGGCGACCAGATGGGCGCAGCCCAGCAGATGGAACAGGATGGGCGTGGAGATGTTGTAGGGCAGGTTGCCCACCACACGCAGCGGCTTCCCCGGGAACCGGCCGGCCAGCTCGGCGAAGTCCACCTTCAGCACATCGGATTCGATGACGTCGAGTTGCGGATGCTCGCGCAGGCGCTTGGCCAGGTCGCGGTCGAGTTCGATGACCGTGAGGCGGCCGAGCCGCTCGACCAGCGGCTGCGTCAGCGCCGCGAGCCCCGGGCCGATCTCGACCATCGCATCGCCGGGCTGCGGCGCAATCTCGTGCACGATCGCGTCGATGATCCCGCCGTCGGACAGGAAATGCTGACCGAATCGCTTTCTGGC includes:
- the rsmA gene encoding 16S rRNA (adenine(1518)-N(6)/adenine(1519)-N(6))-dimethyltransferase RsmA, whose product is MAHIARKRFGQHFLSDGGIIDAIVHEIAPQPGDAMVEIGPGLAALTQPLVERLGRLTVIELDRDLAKRLREHPQLDVIESDVLKVDFAELAGRFPGKPLRVVGNLPYNISTPILFHLLGCAHLVADQHFMLQKEVIDRMVAKPATSDYSRLSVMLQWRYDMANVLFVPPESFDPPPRVDSAVVRMVPLAQPPAVDAARLGEIVQVAFSQRRKIMRHTLGRWLEEHGFAGTFDAQRRAEEVPVAEYVALAQAVPP